A region from the Pseudomonas promysalinigenes genome encodes:
- a CDS encoding acyl-CoA thioesterase codes for MIELEQEDPIPQGDLALQITALPRETNGFGDIFGGWLVAQMDLAGTAMASRVAGGRVATVSIDRMAFLVPVAVGAQLSFYTQTLEIGRSSIRMMVEVWSDDPLSSEWRKVTEATFVFVAIDGSGRTRSVPRR; via the coding sequence ATGATTGAACTCGAACAAGAAGATCCTATCCCGCAGGGCGATCTGGCCTTGCAGATCACCGCGCTGCCGCGCGAAACCAATGGCTTCGGCGACATCTTTGGCGGCTGGCTGGTCGCGCAGATGGACCTGGCCGGCACCGCCATGGCCAGCCGCGTCGCCGGTGGCCGGGTAGCCACGGTTTCCATCGACCGCATGGCGTTTCTGGTGCCGGTGGCAGTCGGCGCGCAGTTGTCGTTCTACACCCAGACACTGGAAATCGGCCGTAGCTCGATCCGCATGATGGTCGAAGTGTGGAGCGATGACCCGTTGTCCAGCGAATGGCGCAAAGTCACCGAAGCGACCTTTGTGTTCGTCGCCATCGATGGCAGCGGCCGCACCCGCTCGGTGCCTCGTCGCTAA
- a CDS encoding 5-(carboxyamino)imidazole ribonucleotide synthase, whose amino-acid sequence MKIGVIGGGQLGRMLALAGTPLGMDFAFLDPAPDACAAALGKHLRADYGDQEHLRQLADQVDLVTFEFESVPAETVAFLSQFVPVYPSAEALRIARDRLFEKSMFRDLGIPTPAFADILSQADLDAAVASIGLPAVLKTRTLGYDGKGQKVLRAPEDVVGTFAELGSVPCLLEGFVPFTGEVSLVAVRARDGETRFYPLVHNTHESGILRLSVASEGHPLQSLAEDYVGRVLKQLDYVGVMAFEFFEVDGGLKANEIAPRVHNSGHWTIEGAECSQFENHLRAVAGLPLGSTAKVGQSAMLNFIGEVPAVEQVVAIDDCHLHHYGKAFKAGRKVGHATLRSNDMATLKARIAEVEALISN is encoded by the coding sequence ATGAAGATCGGTGTTATTGGTGGCGGCCAACTGGGCCGCATGCTGGCCCTGGCGGGAACCCCGCTGGGCATGGACTTCGCCTTCCTCGACCCAGCGCCGGATGCCTGTGCCGCTGCGCTGGGCAAGCACCTGCGTGCCGACTATGGCGACCAGGAGCACTTGCGCCAGCTGGCCGACCAGGTCGATTTAGTGACTTTCGAATTCGAAAGTGTTCCGGCCGAAACCGTGGCTTTTCTGTCGCAGTTCGTCCCGGTCTATCCAAGCGCCGAAGCCCTGCGCATTGCCCGCGATCGACTGTTCGAAAAGAGCATGTTCCGCGATCTGGGTATCCCGACTCCGGCGTTTGCCGACATTCTCTCGCAGGCTGACCTTGACGCAGCGGTAGCCAGCATCGGCCTGCCGGCAGTGCTCAAGACCCGCACCCTGGGCTATGACGGCAAGGGCCAGAAGGTTTTGCGCGCGCCTGAGGACGTAGTCGGCACCTTTGCCGAACTGGGTAGCGTGCCCTGCCTGCTTGAAGGTTTCGTGCCGTTCACTGGTGAAGTCTCGTTGGTGGCAGTGCGTGCTCGCGATGGCGAAACCCGTTTCTATCCGCTGGTGCACAACACCCACGAAAGCGGCATCCTGCGCCTGTCGGTGGCCAGCGAAGGGCACCCGCTGCAGAGCCTGGCTGAAGACTACGTTGGCCGTGTGCTCAAGCAACTGGATTACGTCGGGGTAATGGCGTTCGAGTTCTTCGAAGTCGACGGTGGCCTCAAGGCCAACGAAATCGCCCCGCGGGTGCACAACTCCGGCCATTGGACCATCGAAGGGGCCGAGTGCAGCCAGTTCGAGAACCATCTGCGTGCCGTCGCCGGCCTGCCGCTGGGCTCGACCGCTAAAGTGGGCCAGAGCGCCATGCTCAACTTCATTGGCGAAGTCCCGGCGGTGGAGCAGGTCGTAGCCATCGACGACTGCCACCTGCACCACTACGGCAAGGCCTTCAAGGCCGGTCGCAAAGTAGGCCATGCCACCCTGCGCAGCAACGACATGGCCACCCTCAAGGCCAGAATCGCCGAAGTAGAGGCGTTGATCAGCAACTGA
- a CDS encoding D-hexose-6-phosphate mutarotase, which translates to MATFKVESEQHGELNCWRISNERADLLIAQQGAQILSYQRIGAPPLLWLSDQAIFAQGKSVRAGVPVCWPWFGNLQRNPEPVQAMYGGQQAPAHGLARTRDWQLLGVEEQGASLQIEFELPQARGQLPGWPHDVQLKLLIELGDTLSVSLTSRNLGDSPVTISQALHSYFAVSDVRQARVEGVDGLHYIETLADWEQRQQQGALQFAGETDRIYLDTPQALSIVDPHWARRITLTCSGSRSAVIWNPWTERAKDLPDMADDGWQRMLCIETANVWDDVVELKPGASHSLQVKIASDEI; encoded by the coding sequence ATGGCTACCTTCAAGGTCGAATCCGAGCAACACGGCGAACTCAACTGCTGGCGCATCAGCAACGAGCGTGCCGACCTACTGATCGCCCAGCAGGGCGCCCAGATCCTCAGCTACCAGCGTATTGGTGCGCCGCCGCTGTTGTGGCTGAGCGACCAGGCCATCTTCGCCCAAGGCAAATCGGTGCGGGCGGGTGTACCAGTGTGTTGGCCCTGGTTTGGCAACTTGCAGCGCAACCCTGAGCCGGTGCAGGCCATGTACGGCGGCCAGCAAGCGCCCGCCCATGGCCTGGCACGCACCCGCGATTGGCAGCTGCTCGGTGTCGAGGAACAGGGGGCGAGCTTGCAGATCGAATTCGAGCTGCCACAAGCCCGTGGCCAGTTGCCGGGCTGGCCCCATGACGTTCAGCTGAAACTGCTGATCGAACTGGGCGACACGCTGAGCGTGTCTCTGACCAGCCGCAACCTGGGCGACAGCCCGGTGACCATCAGCCAGGCCCTGCATAGCTACTTCGCCGTCAGCGACGTGCGCCAGGCCCGGGTTGAAGGCGTAGATGGGCTGCACTACATCGAAACCCTGGCCGACTGGGAGCAGCGCCAACAACAAGGGGCGTTGCAGTTCGCCGGGGAAACCGACCGTATCTATCTGGACACGCCACAGGCGCTCAGCATCGTCGACCCGCACTGGGCGCGGCGGATTACCTTGACCTGCAGCGGGTCACGCTCGGCGGTGATCTGGAACCCCTGGACCGAGCGGGCCAAGGATTTGCCAGACATGGCCGATGATGGCTGGCAGCGAATGTTGTGCATCGAGACGGCCAATGTCTGGGATGATGTGGTTGAGCTCAAGCCCGGCGCCAGTCATTCACTGCAGGTGAAGATCGCTAGTGACGAGATCTGA
- a CDS encoding GlsB/YeaQ/YmgE family stress response membrane protein: protein MGIIGTIFIGLIVGLLARFLKPGDDSMGWIMTILLGIAGSLLATYGGQALGIYQAGQAAGFIGALIGAIILLVIYGFIKKR, encoded by the coding sequence ATGGGCATCATCGGAACCATCTTCATCGGCCTTATCGTCGGCCTGCTGGCCCGCTTCCTGAAGCCGGGTGACGACAGCATGGGCTGGATCATGACGATTCTGCTGGGTATCGCAGGCTCGCTGCTCGCCACTTATGGCGGCCAGGCACTGGGCATCTACCAGGCAGGCCAGGCTGCTGGATTCATCGGTGCACTGATTGGTGCGATCATCCTTCTGGTGATCTACGGGTTCATCAAGAAACGCTGA
- a CDS encoding DUF3299 domain-containing protein produces the protein MRALFLVPLLLASTLAHAELPETDWLELMPKSDQKALEAMPEIDHNSPEANGTFTAKGGLKQSKGLPAVMYSTKTVAAMNGKEIRLGGYPVPLESDARGNSTLFFLVPYPGACIHVPPPPPNQLVLVRYPKGLKIADIYTPLWVSGKLKVEKVSNDLADAAYALDAAKVRVVEDADL, from the coding sequence ATGCGTGCCCTTTTTCTTGTTCCCCTGCTTCTGGCCAGCACCCTGGCCCATGCCGAGCTGCCCGAAACCGACTGGCTGGAACTGATGCCCAAATCGGACCAAAAGGCGCTCGAAGCCATGCCCGAAATCGACCACAACTCACCGGAAGCCAATGGCACCTTCACCGCCAAGGGCGGGCTCAAGCAGAGCAAGGGCCTGCCAGCGGTGATGTACTCCACCAAGACCGTGGCCGCCATGAATGGCAAGGAAATCCGCCTGGGCGGTTACCCCGTTCCGCTGGAAAGCGATGCCAGGGGCAACAGCACGCTGTTCTTCCTGGTGCCATACCCGGGTGCCTGCATTCACGTACCACCACCGCCGCCTAACCAGTTGGTATTGGTGCGGTATCCGAAAGGGCTGAAAATCGCGGATATCTACACACCGCTGTGGGTCAGCGGCAAGCTGAAAGTGGAGAAGGTCAGCAATGACCTGGCCGATGCGGCTTATGCGCTGGATGCAGCGAAGGTCAGGGTAGTGGAGGATGCTGACCTCTGA
- a CDS encoding MFS transporter, giving the protein MTSVPSSIEQPSRPLTRSDYKTLSLSALGGALEFYDFIIFVFFATVVGKLFFPADMPEWLRLMQTFGIFAAGYLARPLGGIVMAHFGDLLGRKKMFTLSIFMMALPTLIMGLLPTYAQVGLLAPILLLLMRVIQGAAIGGEVPGAWVFVSEHVPARNTGYACGTLTAGLTAGILLGSLVATLINTLYSAEQVVDYAWRIPFVLGGVFGLFSVYLRRWLHETPVFAEMQQRKALAEELPLRAVLRDHRGPIILSMLLTWVLSAGIVVVILMTPALLQSLYHVSPTDSLKANSLAIVLLSIGCIGAGSLADRFGAGRVFVIGSLLLLASSWTFYHSLPTRPDLLFPLYAITGLCVGVIGAVPYVMVKAFPPVVRFSGLSFSYNVAYAIFGGLTPMVVTALLKVSPMAPAYYVAGLCAVGLLVGLYLLANKR; this is encoded by the coding sequence ATGACCTCCGTGCCGAGCAGTATCGAGCAGCCCTCGCGGCCGCTGACCCGCAGTGACTACAAAACCCTCTCACTGTCGGCCTTGGGTGGCGCGCTGGAGTTCTACGACTTCATCATTTTCGTGTTTTTCGCCACCGTGGTCGGCAAGTTGTTCTTCCCAGCGGACATGCCCGAATGGCTACGGCTGATGCAAACCTTCGGCATCTTTGCCGCGGGCTATCTGGCGCGTCCGCTGGGCGGCATTGTCATGGCCCACTTCGGTGATTTGCTAGGGCGCAAGAAGATGTTCACCTTGAGCATTTTCATGATGGCCCTGCCTACCCTGATCATGGGCCTGCTGCCGACGTATGCGCAGGTTGGCCTGTTGGCACCGATCCTGTTACTGCTGATGCGCGTGATTCAAGGCGCGGCCATTGGCGGCGAGGTGCCCGGTGCCTGGGTATTCGTCTCCGAGCACGTGCCGGCGCGTAACACCGGCTATGCCTGTGGCACGCTGACTGCTGGGTTGACCGCAGGTATTCTGCTGGGCTCGCTGGTGGCGACGCTCATCAACACCCTCTACAGCGCCGAACAGGTGGTTGATTACGCCTGGCGTATACCGTTCGTGCTGGGCGGTGTGTTCGGGTTGTTCTCGGTGTACCTGCGCCGCTGGCTGCATGAAACCCCGGTGTTCGCCGAAATGCAGCAGCGCAAGGCCCTGGCAGAAGAGTTGCCGCTGCGCGCGGTGCTGCGCGATCACCGTGGCCCAATCATCCTGTCGATGCTGCTGACCTGGGTGCTGTCCGCCGGCATCGTGGTGGTGATCCTGATGACCCCGGCATTGCTGCAGAGCCTCTACCACGTCAGCCCCACCGACTCGCTCAAGGCCAACAGCCTGGCGATCGTCCTGCTCAGCATTGGCTGCATCGGCGCTGGCAGCCTGGCCGACCGCTTCGGTGCTGGCCGGGTATTCGTGATCGGCAGCCTGCTGCTGCTGGCCAGTTCCTGGACCTTCTACCATAGCCTGCCGACCCGGCCGGATCTGCTGTTCCCGCTGTATGCCATCACCGGCTTGTGCGTGGGCGTGATCGGCGCTGTGCCCTATGTGATGGTCAAGGCGTTCCCGCCTGTGGTGCGGTTCAGTGGGTTGTCGTTTTCATACAACGTTGCTTACGCCATCTTCGGTGGGCTTACGCCCATGGTGGTGACTGCGCTGCTCAAAGTGAGCCCGATGGCGCCTGCTTACTATGTGGCAGGCCTGTGTGCCGTCGGGCTACTGGTGGGCTTGTACCTGCTCGCCAATAAGCGCTGA
- the aspA gene encoding aspartate ammonia-lyase, translating into MSSAASFRVEKDLLGTLEVPADAYYGIQTLRAANNFHLSGVPLSHYPKLVVALAMVKQAAADANRELGHLSDAKHAAISAACARLIKGDYHDQFVVDMIQGGAGTSTNMNANEVIANVALEAMGHQKGEYQYLHPNNDVNMAQSTNDAYPTAIRLGLLLGHDALLASLDSLIQAFAAKGKEFDHVLKMGRTQLQDAVPMTLGQEFRAFATTMTEDLQRLRSLAPELLTEINLGGTAIGTGINADPGYQALAVQRLATISGHPLVPAADLIEATSDMGAFVLFSGMLKRTAVKLSKICNDLRLLSSGPRTGINEINLPARQPGSSIMPGKVNPVIPEAVNQVAFAIMGNDLALTVAAEGGQLQLNVMEPLIAYKIFDSIRLLQRAMDMLREHCIVGITANEQRCRELVEHSIGLVTALNPYIGYENATRIARVALETGRGVLELVREEKLLDDAMLDDILRPENMIAPRLVPLKA; encoded by the coding sequence ATGTCCTCCGCTGCATCGTTCCGCGTTGAAAAAGATCTGCTTGGCACCCTGGAAGTCCCTGCCGATGCCTACTACGGCATCCAGACCCTGCGCGCTGCCAACAACTTCCATCTCTCCGGCGTTCCGCTGTCGCACTATCCGAAGCTGGTCGTGGCCCTGGCCATGGTCAAGCAGGCTGCTGCCGACGCCAACCGTGAGCTGGGTCACCTGAGCGATGCCAAGCACGCTGCCATCAGTGCAGCCTGCGCCCGCCTGATCAAAGGCGATTACCACGACCAGTTCGTGGTTGACATGATCCAAGGGGGTGCGGGCACCTCCACCAACATGAACGCCAACGAAGTCATCGCCAACGTCGCGCTGGAGGCCATGGGCCACCAGAAGGGTGAGTACCAGTATCTGCACCCCAACAACGACGTGAACATGGCGCAGTCGACCAACGACGCCTACCCAACCGCCATCCGCCTGGGCCTGCTGCTGGGCCATGACGCCCTGCTGGCCAGCCTCGATAGCCTGATCCAGGCTTTCGCTGCCAAAGGTAAGGAATTCGACCATGTTCTGAAGATGGGCCGCACCCAGCTGCAGGATGCCGTGCCGATGACCCTGGGCCAGGAATTCCGCGCCTTCGCCACCACCATGACCGAAGACCTCCAGCGCCTGCGCTCGCTGGCCCCGGAGCTTCTGACCGAAATCAACCTGGGTGGTACCGCCATCGGTACTGGCATCAACGCCGACCCTGGCTACCAGGCCCTGGCCGTACAACGCCTGGCCACCATCAGCGGCCACCCGCTGGTACCAGCTGCCGACTTGATCGAAGCTACCTCCGACATGGGCGCCTTCGTGCTGTTCTCCGGCATGCTCAAGCGTACTGCGGTCAAGCTGTCGAAGATCTGCAACGACCTGCGCCTGCTGTCCAGCGGCCCGCGCACCGGCATCAACGAAATCAACCTGCCAGCGCGCCAGCCTGGCAGCTCGATCATGCCAGGCAAGGTCAACCCGGTCATTCCTGAGGCGGTCAACCAAGTGGCCTTCGCCATCATGGGCAACGACCTGGCACTGACCGTCGCGGCCGAAGGTGGCCAGCTGCAGTTGAACGTGATGGAACCGCTGATCGCCTACAAGATCTTCGACTCGATCCGCCTGCTTCAGCGCGCGATGGACATGCTGCGCGAGCACTGCATCGTTGGCATCACCGCCAACGAACAGCGTTGCCGTGAGCTGGTCGAACACTCCATCGGCCTGGTCACCGCCCTGAACCCGTACATCGGCTACGAGAACGCCACCCGTATCGCCCGCGTTGCCCTGGAAACCGGCCGCGGCGTACTGGAACTGGTGCGTGAAGAGAAGCTGCTGGACGACGCGATGCTCGACGACATCCTGCGTCCTGAAAACATGATCGCCCCACGTCTGGTGCCGCTGAAAGCGTAA
- a CDS encoding LysR substrate-binding domain-containing protein yields the protein MNLESKWLEDFSALASTRSFSQAAERRFVTQPAFSRRIRSLEAALGLTLVNRSRTPIELTEAGQLFLVTARTVVDQLSEVLRHLHHLEGGQGEVIQVAAAHSLASGFFPRWVAQLRNDGLNIATRLVATNVGDAVHALREGGCDLMLAFYDPDAALQMDAEIFPSLHMGTTEMLPVCAVGADGNALFDLEGDTSVPLLAYSAGAFLGRSVNLLLRQRNLRYTTVYETAMADSLKSMALEGMGIAWVPRLSMRGELERGELMICGGSQWHVPLEIRLYRCALVRKANVRLLWRKLESAGSPGEGSV from the coding sequence ATGAACCTCGAAAGCAAGTGGCTGGAAGATTTCAGCGCCCTGGCCTCCACCCGCAGTTTTTCACAGGCGGCTGAACGGCGTTTCGTGACCCAACCGGCCTTCAGCCGACGTATCCGCAGCTTGGAAGCAGCGTTGGGTCTGACCTTGGTGAATCGTTCCCGCACGCCCATCGAGCTAACCGAGGCCGGACAGCTTTTTCTTGTCACAGCCCGCACCGTTGTCGACCAGTTGAGCGAAGTTCTCCGTCATTTGCATCACCTGGAAGGCGGGCAGGGGGAGGTTATCCAGGTTGCGGCTGCGCACTCGCTGGCGTCGGGGTTTTTCCCGCGTTGGGTGGCACAATTGCGCAACGATGGATTGAACATCGCCACCCGATTGGTGGCGACCAACGTTGGGGATGCCGTGCATGCCTTGCGCGAAGGTGGCTGTGACCTGATGCTGGCGTTCTATGACCCTGACGCCGCGCTGCAGATGGACGCCGAGATCTTCCCATCGCTGCACATGGGTACCACCGAGATGCTGCCGGTATGCGCTGTGGGCGCCGACGGCAATGCCTTGTTCGACCTGGAAGGCGATACCAGCGTGCCGTTGCTGGCCTACAGTGCCGGGGCGTTTCTCGGCCGCTCGGTGAACCTGTTGTTACGCCAGCGCAACCTGCGCTACACCACCGTGTATGAAACTGCCATGGCGGACAGCCTCAAGAGTATGGCGCTTGAAGGCATGGGCATCGCTTGGGTACCGCGGTTGTCCATGCGCGGTGAGCTGGAGCGCGGTGAGTTGATGATCTGCGGTGGTAGCCAGTGGCATGTGCCGCTGGAAATCCGCCTGTATCGCTGCGCTTTGGTGCGCAAGGCCAATGTGCGGCTTTTGTGGCGCAAGCTGGAGTCGGCAGGTAGCCCAGGCGAGGGATCAGTTTGA
- the purE gene encoding 5-(carboxyamino)imidazole ribonucleotide mutase, producing the protein MSALVGVIMGSKSDWSTLSHTADMLEKLGIPYEVKVVSAHRTPDLLFQYAEEAEERGIEVIIAGAGGAAHLPGMCAAKTHLPVLGVPVQSSMLSGVDSLLSIVQMPAGVPVATLAIGRAGAVNAALLSASILGAKYPQYHAALKQFRTEQTDTVLDNPDPRQA; encoded by the coding sequence ATGAGTGCACTGGTTGGCGTGATCATGGGCTCCAAGTCCGATTGGTCCACCCTTAGCCACACCGCCGATATGCTGGAAAAACTCGGCATTCCCTACGAAGTGAAGGTGGTTTCCGCCCACCGCACCCCGGACTTGCTGTTCCAGTACGCTGAAGAGGCCGAAGAACGTGGTATCGAGGTGATCATTGCCGGTGCTGGTGGCGCTGCCCACCTGCCGGGCATGTGTGCCGCCAAGACTCACCTGCCGGTGCTGGGCGTGCCCGTCCAGTCATCGATGCTGTCCGGTGTCGATTCGCTGCTGTCGATCGTGCAGATGCCTGCCGGCGTGCCGGTTGCTACCCTGGCCATCGGCCGCGCTGGCGCGGTGAATGCCGCACTGCTGTCGGCGAGCATCCTGGGGGCCAAGTACCCGCAGTATCACGCGGCGCTCAAGCAGTTCCGTACCGAGCAGACCGACACCGTGCTGGACAATCCAGACCCCCGCCAGGCTTGA